A part of Arachis hypogaea cultivar Tifrunner chromosome 12, arahy.Tifrunner.gnm2.J5K5, whole genome shotgun sequence genomic DNA contains:
- the LOC112727837 gene encoding probable glutathione S-transferase: protein MASSSDNEEVRVLGKWASPFSNRIDLALKLKGVPYNYSEEDLANKSLDLLKYNPVHKKVPVLVHNGNSIAESLVILEYIDEVWNNNNNHAFLPQDPYHRALARFWCKTLDDKILPAIWNACWSDEKGREKAVEEALEALKILQDELKDKKFFGGETIGLVDIAANFIGYWVSILQEIAGLELLTIEKFPKLYKWSQEYINHPVIKEGLPPRDELFAFFKASAKK, encoded by the exons atggcttcttcttcagataatGAAGAAGTGAGGGTACTGGGAAAATGGGCAAGCCCATTCAGCAACAGAATTGACCTTGCTTTGAAGCTAAAGGGTGTTCCATACAATTACTCAGAGGAGGATCTTGCTAACAAGAGTCTTGACTTACTCAAGTATAACCCTGTTCACAAGAAGGTACCTGTTCTTGTTCACAATGGGAACTCCATAGCTGAGTCACTTGTTATTCTTGAATACATAGATGAGGTTtggaacaacaacaataaccacGCCTTTTTGCCACAAGATCCTTATCATAGAGCCTTGGCACGTTTTTGGTGTAAGACCCTTGATGACAAG ATCTTGCCTGCCATATGGAATGCTTGTTGGAGCGACGAGAAAGGGCGCGAGAAAGCCGTTGAGGAAGCCTTGGAAGCTCTCAAGATACTGCAAGATGAACTGAAGGACAAGAAGTTCTTTGGAGGAGAGACCATAGGATTGGTTGACATAGCAGCAAATTTTATTGGCTACTGGGTTTCTATATTACAAGAAATTGCAGGATTAGAGTTATTGACCATTGAGAAATTTCCTAAGTTATATAAATGGAGTCAAGAGTATATCAATCACCCTGTGATCAAGGAAGGCCTGCCTCCAAGAGATGAATTGTTTGCATTTTTCAAAGCATCTGCTAAAAAGTAG
- the LOC112727839 gene encoding thymidylate kinase isoform X4: MICSGRTRLKISRSFKTLVLQKSFNFRVQFFSNCSPKKLRMDNNLNCSIEGNKKGSRGALVVLEGLDRSGKSSQCTRLVNYLEGQRISAELWRFPDRNTDVGKMISAYLTNTSQLDDHTIHLLFSANRWEKRSLMETKLKSGTTLIVDRYSYSGVAFSSAKGLDIEWCKASEVGLLAPDLVAYLDISPEKAAERGGYGGERYEKLEFQKKVAESYKAIHDVSWKMLSNPLKMWRNSCKR; the protein is encoded by the exons ATGATTTGCAGTGGAAGGACAAGATTGAAAATCAGCAG AAGTTTCAAAACACTAGTGTTGCAGAAATCATTCAATTTTCGGGTTCAGTTCTTCTCCAATTGTTCTCCTAAGAAGCTAAGAATGGATAATAATCTTAATTGTAGCATTGAGGGCAACAAAAAGGGGTCTAGAGGTGCCTTGGTTGTCCTAGAAGGCTTAGATCGTTCTGGAAAGTCCTCTCAGTGTACCAGACTAGTCAATTATTTGGAGGGTCAACGAATCTCTGCTGAGTTATGGAGATTTCCTGACAGAAACACTGATGTTGGGAAAATGATATCGGCCTATCTTACTAACACTTCACAATTGGATGATCATACTATTCATCTCCTCTTTAGTGCCAATCGTTGGGAGAAGAG GTCACTGATGGAAACCAAACTCAAATCTGGAACAACCCTCATTGTTGACCGCTATTCGTATTCTGGTGTGGCTTTCTCCTCTGCCAAGGGACTTGATATTGAGTGGTGTAAG GCTTCTGAGGTTGGGCTGCTTGCTCCGGATCTGGTAGCTTACCTTGATATTTCGCCAGAG AAAGCCGCAGAAAGAGGAGGGTATGGAGGCGAgagatatgaaaagttggagttTCAGAAGAAAGTTGCTGAAAGCTACAAAGCTATTCATGATGTCTCCTGGAAG ATGCTTTCCAACCCATTGAAGATGTGGAGAAACAGTTGCAAGAGATAG
- the LOC112727839 gene encoding thymidylate kinase isoform X2: protein MICSGRTRLKISRSFKTLVLQKSFNFRVQFFSNCSPKKLRMDNNLNCSIEGNKKGSRGALVVLEGLDRSGKSSQCTRLVNYLEGQRISAELWRFPDRNTDVGKMISAYLTNTSQLDDHTIHLLFSANRWEKRSLMETKLKSGTTLIVDRYSYSGVAFSSAKGLDIEWCKASEVGLLAPDLVAYLDISPEKAAERGGYGGERYEKLEFQKKVAESYKAIHDVSWKFVDAFQPIEDVEKQLQEIVFDCVTECQKGKKPLSLLWSK from the exons ATGATTTGCAGTGGAAGGACAAGATTGAAAATCAGCAG AAGTTTCAAAACACTAGTGTTGCAGAAATCATTCAATTTTCGGGTTCAGTTCTTCTCCAATTGTTCTCCTAAGAAGCTAAGAATGGATAATAATCTTAATTGTAGCATTGAGGGCAACAAAAAGGGGTCTAGAGGTGCCTTGGTTGTCCTAGAAGGCTTAGATCGTTCTGGAAAGTCCTCTCAGTGTACCAGACTAGTCAATTATTTGGAGGGTCAACGAATCTCTGCTGAGTTATGGAGATTTCCTGACAGAAACACTGATGTTGGGAAAATGATATCGGCCTATCTTACTAACACTTCACAATTGGATGATCATACTATTCATCTCCTCTTTAGTGCCAATCGTTGGGAGAAGAG GTCACTGATGGAAACCAAACTCAAATCTGGAACAACCCTCATTGTTGACCGCTATTCGTATTCTGGTGTGGCTTTCTCCTCTGCCAAGGGACTTGATATTGAGTGGTGTAAG GCTTCTGAGGTTGGGCTGCTTGCTCCGGATCTGGTAGCTTACCTTGATATTTCGCCAGAG AAAGCCGCAGAAAGAGGAGGGTATGGAGGCGAgagatatgaaaagttggagttTCAGAAGAAAGTTGCTGAAAGCTACAAAGCTATTCATGATGTCTCCTGGAAG TTTGTAGATGCTTTCCAACCCATTGAAGATGTGGAGAAACAGTTGCAAGAGATAGTGTTTGATTGTGTGACAGAGTGTCAGAAGGGGAAGAAGCCACTTTCCCTCTTGTGGTCAAAATAG
- the LOC112727839 gene encoding thymidylate kinase isoform X3 has product MIYGTCTTASKSLSFKTLVLQKSFNFRVQFFSNCSPKKLRMDNNLNCSIEGNKKGSRGALVVLEGLDRSGKSSQCTRLVNYLEGQRISAELWRFPDRNTDVGKMISAYLTNTSQLDDHTIHLLFSANRWEKRSLMETKLKSGTTLIVDRYSYSGVAFSSAKGLDIEWCKASEVGLLAPDLVAYLDISPEKAAERGGYGGERYEKLEFQKKVAESYKAIHDVSWKMLSNPLKMWRNSCKR; this is encoded by the exons ATGATCTATGGCACTTGTACCACAGCTTCTAAGTCACT AAGTTTCAAAACACTAGTGTTGCAGAAATCATTCAATTTTCGGGTTCAGTTCTTCTCCAATTGTTCTCCTAAGAAGCTAAGAATGGATAATAATCTTAATTGTAGCATTGAGGGCAACAAAAAGGGGTCTAGAGGTGCCTTGGTTGTCCTAGAAGGCTTAGATCGTTCTGGAAAGTCCTCTCAGTGTACCAGACTAGTCAATTATTTGGAGGGTCAACGAATCTCTGCTGAGTTATGGAGATTTCCTGACAGAAACACTGATGTTGGGAAAATGATATCGGCCTATCTTACTAACACTTCACAATTGGATGATCATACTATTCATCTCCTCTTTAGTGCCAATCGTTGGGAGAAGAG GTCACTGATGGAAACCAAACTCAAATCTGGAACAACCCTCATTGTTGACCGCTATTCGTATTCTGGTGTGGCTTTCTCCTCTGCCAAGGGACTTGATATTGAGTGGTGTAAG GCTTCTGAGGTTGGGCTGCTTGCTCCGGATCTGGTAGCTTACCTTGATATTTCGCCAGAG AAAGCCGCAGAAAGAGGAGGGTATGGAGGCGAgagatatgaaaagttggagttTCAGAAGAAAGTTGCTGAAAGCTACAAAGCTATTCATGATGTCTCCTGGAAG ATGCTTTCCAACCCATTGAAGATGTGGAGAAACAGTTGCAAGAGATAG
- the LOC112727839 gene encoding thymidylate kinase isoform X1 produces MIYGTCTTASKSLSFKTLVLQKSFNFRVQFFSNCSPKKLRMDNNLNCSIEGNKKGSRGALVVLEGLDRSGKSSQCTRLVNYLEGQRISAELWRFPDRNTDVGKMISAYLTNTSQLDDHTIHLLFSANRWEKRSLMETKLKSGTTLIVDRYSYSGVAFSSAKGLDIEWCKASEVGLLAPDLVAYLDISPEKAAERGGYGGERYEKLEFQKKVAESYKAIHDVSWKFVDAFQPIEDVEKQLQEIVFDCVTECQKGKKPLSLLWSK; encoded by the exons ATGATCTATGGCACTTGTACCACAGCTTCTAAGTCACT AAGTTTCAAAACACTAGTGTTGCAGAAATCATTCAATTTTCGGGTTCAGTTCTTCTCCAATTGTTCTCCTAAGAAGCTAAGAATGGATAATAATCTTAATTGTAGCATTGAGGGCAACAAAAAGGGGTCTAGAGGTGCCTTGGTTGTCCTAGAAGGCTTAGATCGTTCTGGAAAGTCCTCTCAGTGTACCAGACTAGTCAATTATTTGGAGGGTCAACGAATCTCTGCTGAGTTATGGAGATTTCCTGACAGAAACACTGATGTTGGGAAAATGATATCGGCCTATCTTACTAACACTTCACAATTGGATGATCATACTATTCATCTCCTCTTTAGTGCCAATCGTTGGGAGAAGAG GTCACTGATGGAAACCAAACTCAAATCTGGAACAACCCTCATTGTTGACCGCTATTCGTATTCTGGTGTGGCTTTCTCCTCTGCCAAGGGACTTGATATTGAGTGGTGTAAG GCTTCTGAGGTTGGGCTGCTTGCTCCGGATCTGGTAGCTTACCTTGATATTTCGCCAGAG AAAGCCGCAGAAAGAGGAGGGTATGGAGGCGAgagatatgaaaagttggagttTCAGAAGAAAGTTGCTGAAAGCTACAAAGCTATTCATGATGTCTCCTGGAAG TTTGTAGATGCTTTCCAACCCATTGAAGATGTGGAGAAACAGTTGCAAGAGATAGTGTTTGATTGTGTGACAGAGTGTCAGAAGGGGAAGAAGCCACTTTCCCTCTTGTGGTCAAAATAG